In Arthrobacter sp. SLBN-83, one DNA window encodes the following:
- a CDS encoding GNAT family N-acetyltransferase: protein MTLDPGSAAIIQLAWARRLGLDDDAFGDALASGKRIVRADESCRTVEFVRLFGSSALVGPQSVIDAAAEIPDEEMAHHVTLLKLTRERGGHGLGAAALFFADDLPLQQPSGELTVSHGNPEAIELEGRCPPDDVNEVGLSDLENRFTIVHQLDGRRVPLACGAYGEWEGLLANMGVLVDPEWRRRGLGALAGSIAAHEALAAGLTLPWRADVSNTGCLALARKLGLSAGGIQTSVHLR, encoded by the coding sequence ATGACACTCGATCCCGGCTCTGCGGCCATCATCCAGCTGGCGTGGGCGCGCCGGCTGGGCCTTGACGACGACGCTTTCGGCGACGCTTTGGCCTCCGGGAAGCGGATTGTCCGCGCCGACGAATCATGCCGCACCGTGGAGTTCGTGCGGCTGTTCGGGAGTTCGGCGCTGGTGGGCCCGCAGAGCGTCATCGATGCCGCTGCGGAGATTCCTGATGAGGAGATGGCCCACCACGTCACGCTCCTGAAACTGACCAGGGAACGCGGCGGCCACGGGCTCGGTGCAGCCGCCCTGTTCTTCGCCGACGACCTGCCGCTTCAGCAGCCGTCCGGGGAACTGACCGTCTCGCACGGCAATCCCGAGGCGATCGAACTGGAGGGACGCTGCCCACCGGACGACGTCAACGAAGTGGGCCTTTCCGACCTGGAGAACCGCTTCACCATCGTGCATCAGCTGGACGGCAGGCGGGTGCCCCTGGCCTGCGGTGCCTACGGGGAATGGGAAGGCCTGCTGGCCAATATGGGCGTGCTGGTGGACCCTGAGTGGCGCCGCCGGGGACTCGGCGCACTGGCAGGGTCCATCGCGGCCCACGAGGCACTCGCCGCCGGACTGACCCTGCCGTGGCGCGCGGATGTCAGCAACACAGGGTGCCTGGCACTGGCCCGGAAACTCGGCCTCTCAGCCGGCGGAATCCAGACCAGCGTCCACCTTCGCTGA
- a CDS encoding DHA2 family efflux MFS transporter permease subunit codes for MENVEKPWPALWSLVIGFFMILIDSTIVSVANPRIMEGLHADINSVIWVTSAYLLAYAVPLLITGRLGDRFGPRRLYLLGLVVFTLASLWCGLAQDVQTLIAARVVQGLGAAVMTPQTMAVITRIFPPDRRGSAMAIWGATAGMATLVGPILGGVLVDGLGWEWIFFINVPIGVVGFILALRNVPALSTHPHRFDIPGVLLSAVGLFLLVFGIQEGETYNWGTISGPISVWGLIIAGLVVLAAFVAWQRFNKGEPLLPLGLFRDRNFSLANLGITMVGFTVTSFGLPLIFYYQLVRGLTPTQSALLMVPMALISGGMAPVVGKIVDRVNPKYLAASGLVLMAVALVWNGLLMQPDTPILLFLLPSAVLGFANAGIWAPLSTTATRNLPPRQAGAGSGVYNTTRQIGAVLGSAAIAVLIQSRLAAELPSGGPAASAGEGMAMGGTLPEFLQAGFSTAMAQSILLPAAVVLAGAAVALFFAKPKPVQDWGAPGTAGASAKVDAGLDSAG; via the coding sequence GTGGAAAACGTAGAAAAGCCGTGGCCGGCACTGTGGTCCTTGGTGATCGGGTTCTTCATGATCCTGATCGACAGCACCATCGTCTCAGTGGCGAATCCCCGGATCATGGAGGGCCTGCACGCCGACATCAACTCGGTGATCTGGGTGACCAGCGCGTACCTGCTGGCCTACGCCGTTCCGCTGCTGATCACCGGCCGGCTTGGTGACCGTTTCGGGCCCAGGCGGCTGTATCTGCTGGGCCTGGTGGTGTTCACCCTTGCGTCCCTCTGGTGCGGCCTTGCCCAAGACGTGCAAACCCTCATCGCCGCACGCGTGGTCCAGGGGCTCGGCGCGGCCGTCATGACGCCCCAGACCATGGCCGTCATCACCCGGATCTTCCCCCCGGACCGGCGCGGCTCCGCCATGGCCATCTGGGGTGCCACGGCCGGTATGGCCACCCTGGTGGGCCCCATCCTGGGCGGCGTCCTGGTTGACGGCCTCGGCTGGGAGTGGATCTTCTTCATCAACGTGCCCATCGGCGTCGTGGGCTTCATCCTGGCGCTGCGCAACGTCCCGGCGCTGAGCACCCACCCGCACCGGTTCGATATTCCCGGCGTCCTGCTCAGCGCCGTCGGGCTCTTCCTGCTGGTCTTCGGCATCCAGGAAGGCGAGACGTACAACTGGGGCACCATTAGCGGTCCCATCAGCGTGTGGGGCCTGATTATTGCCGGCCTTGTTGTCCTGGCCGCGTTCGTGGCCTGGCAGCGGTTCAACAAGGGTGAGCCGCTGCTGCCGCTGGGACTGTTCCGGGACCGGAACTTCTCCCTCGCCAACCTGGGCATCACCATGGTGGGGTTCACCGTGACGTCCTTCGGCCTTCCGCTGATCTTCTACTACCAGCTTGTCCGCGGTTTGACGCCCACCCAGTCAGCACTCCTGATGGTGCCCATGGCGTTGATCTCCGGAGGCATGGCACCGGTTGTGGGAAAGATCGTGGACCGGGTCAACCCGAAATACCTCGCCGCTTCGGGCCTGGTGTTGATGGCTGTCGCCCTGGTGTGGAACGGCCTGCTGATGCAGCCGGACACGCCCATCCTGTTGTTCCTGCTCCCGAGCGCGGTTTTGGGCTTTGCCAATGCCGGCATCTGGGCGCCGCTGAGCACCACGGCCACCCGGAACCTTCCGCCGCGGCAGGCCGGGGCCGGTTCGGGTGTGTACAACACAACCCGCCAGATCGGGGCTGTGCTGGGCAGCGCCGCCATCGCGGTCCTCATTCAATCCAGGCTCGCCGCCGAACTTCCGTCCGGCGGTCCTGCAGCATCGGCCGGTGAGGGGATGGCCATGGGCGGCACCCTGCCAGAGTTCCTGCAGGCAGGATTCTCGACGGCGATGGCCCAGTCCATCCTGCTGCCCGCCGCGGTGGTGCTGGCCGGCGCGGCCGTGGCCCTGTTCTTTGCCAAGCCCAAACCGGTCCAGGACTGGGGTGCACCGGGCACAGCGGGTGCTTCAGCGAAGGTGGACGCTGGTCTGGATTCCGCCGGCTGA
- a CDS encoding PspC domain-containing protein, with protein sequence MDKFFSIVRGFGLKRGPQRWLGGVLGGIAAQLNVDVAYVRIAFLLFCLLPGPAVIFYLLAWIIIPDQRNEILLQTFLDRRSLNRP encoded by the coding sequence ATGGATAAGTTCTTCAGCATTGTCAGGGGCTTTGGCCTGAAGCGCGGTCCGCAGCGCTGGCTCGGCGGAGTGCTGGGTGGCATCGCGGCCCAGCTCAACGTGGACGTGGCCTACGTCCGCATCGCTTTCCTGCTGTTCTGCCTGCTCCCCGGACCCGCCGTGATCTTCTACCTCCTGGCCTGGATTATCATTCCCGACCAGCGCAACGAGATCCTGCTCCAGACGTTCCTGGACCGCCGGTCGCTCAACCGGCCCTGA
- a CDS encoding ATP-dependent 6-phosphofructokinase: MKIGILTSGGDCPGLNAVIRGAVLKGIAVHGQEFVGFRDGWRGVVEGDIIDIPRTMVRGIAKQGGTILGTSRTNPFENGGGPEAIKAHMDRLGIDAIIAIGGEGTLAAAKRLTDAGLKIVGVPKTVDNDLDATDYTFGFDTAVQIATEAIDRLRTTGESHHRCMIAEVMGRHVGWIALHAGMAAGAHAILIPEQKVSIEQITEWVKEAHHRGRAPLVVVAEGFVPEHMESPHSERGLDTFGRPRLGGIADQLAPELEARTGIETRATILGHIQRGGVPSAFDRVLATRLGMAAIDSVVEGYWGTMVALKGTDIRHVAFEEALGQLKTVPQNRYDEAAVLFG, from the coding sequence ATGAAAATTGGAATCCTCACCAGCGGTGGCGACTGCCCCGGATTGAACGCCGTCATCCGCGGCGCAGTGCTGAAAGGCATCGCCGTCCATGGCCAGGAATTCGTTGGATTCCGCGATGGCTGGCGCGGCGTGGTGGAGGGCGACATCATCGACATCCCCCGCACTATGGTCCGCGGTATCGCCAAGCAGGGCGGCACCATCCTGGGTACCTCCCGCACCAACCCGTTCGAAAACGGCGGCGGCCCCGAGGCGATCAAGGCCCACATGGACCGGCTGGGCATCGATGCCATCATCGCCATTGGCGGTGAGGGAACCCTGGCAGCGGCCAAGCGCCTGACCGACGCAGGCCTGAAAATTGTCGGCGTCCCCAAGACGGTGGACAACGACCTTGACGCCACCGACTACACCTTCGGTTTCGACACCGCAGTGCAGATCGCCACCGAGGCCATCGACCGGCTGCGCACCACCGGTGAATCCCACCACCGCTGCATGATCGCCGAAGTGATGGGCCGGCACGTGGGCTGGATCGCCCTGCATGCGGGCATGGCCGCCGGTGCCCACGCCATCCTCATTCCCGAGCAAAAAGTCAGCATCGAGCAGATCACCGAATGGGTCAAGGAAGCCCACCACCGTGGCCGCGCCCCCTTGGTGGTGGTGGCCGAGGGGTTCGTGCCGGAGCACATGGAAAGCCCGCACTCCGAGCGCGGCCTGGATACCTTCGGCCGGCCGCGCCTGGGCGGCATCGCCGATCAGCTCGCCCCCGAACTCGAAGCCCGGACCGGCATCGAAACCCGCGCCACCATCCTGGGCCACATCCAGCGCGGCGGCGTTCCGTCCGCCTTCGACCGTGTCCTCGCGACCCGGCTGGGCATGGCCGCCATCGACTCCGTGGTGGAGGGCTACTGGGGCACCATGGTGGCACTCAAGGGCACCGACATCCGCCACGTGGCCTTCGAGGAAGCGCTGGGCCAGCTCAAGACCGTCCCGCAAAACCGCTACGACGAAGCCGCGGTCCTGTTCGGCTAA
- a CDS encoding ATP-binding protein yields MTTLPARPPLARSSDRVIAGVCSGLAAHLGRPVKNVRLAMVLASFAGGAGLVFYAWLWIMVPTADEAARRNARRPASPIAPAVSQPLTGQPMQGQTAPGQPAQGAAPDGGTPPGAAGSVPDGVASAAPPWFRAHGMRYGKEILLGCGLLLVAGIMIAQLLGVDVSLGTLIPAAAVLGGASIAWMQLDETGRAGLVDKTKADQAGGWGRLAAGLALVVAGVLVMVSGSGSWEQTWLALLASVAVLGGVVLVLLPWALKFWRDLEAERAGRIRETERAEIAAHLHDSVLQTLALIQRRAGNEHDVVRLARAQERELRGWLFQDPGRESGQLSDRIKAVAAEVEDLLGNAVEVVTVGDAAMTEAHEALVQASREAMLNASRHGGGTVSVYLEASDGQAEIFIKDRGPGFELGDVPADRLGVRESIIGRMNRHGGSAAILSTGDGTEVRLKLPAAAEHAEGKS; encoded by the coding sequence ATGACAACCCTCCCGGCGCGCCCACCCCTGGCACGGAGCAGCGACCGTGTCATCGCCGGGGTGTGCTCGGGCCTCGCCGCACACCTGGGCCGGCCGGTGAAGAACGTCCGGCTGGCCATGGTCCTCGCTTCCTTCGCGGGCGGGGCGGGGCTGGTCTTCTACGCGTGGCTATGGATCATGGTTCCCACAGCGGATGAGGCCGCCCGCCGCAACGCCCGCCGGCCGGCGTCGCCCATTGCTCCTGCCGTGAGCCAGCCATTAACAGGCCAGCCAATGCAGGGCCAGACCGCCCCGGGCCAACCGGCGCAGGGAGCCGCCCCCGACGGCGGAACGCCCCCAGGTGCCGCCGGTTCCGTTCCGGACGGCGTAGCATCCGCCGCCCCGCCATGGTTCCGGGCGCACGGCATGCGGTACGGCAAGGAGATCCTCCTGGGCTGCGGGCTGCTGCTGGTGGCCGGCATCATGATTGCCCAGCTGCTGGGCGTGGACGTCTCCCTCGGCACGCTGATCCCCGCCGCCGCAGTCCTGGGCGGTGCCTCCATCGCCTGGATGCAACTGGACGAAACCGGTCGCGCCGGACTGGTGGACAAGACCAAGGCGGACCAAGCCGGTGGATGGGGGCGGCTGGCCGCCGGACTGGCCCTGGTGGTGGCCGGCGTGCTGGTGATGGTCTCCGGCTCCGGGTCGTGGGAACAGACGTGGCTCGCGCTGCTTGCCTCCGTGGCCGTGCTGGGCGGGGTGGTGCTGGTCCTGCTGCCGTGGGCGCTGAAATTCTGGCGGGACTTGGAAGCTGAGCGCGCCGGCAGGATCCGCGAGACGGAACGGGCGGAAATAGCTGCCCACCTCCACGACTCCGTGCTGCAGACGCTCGCCCTGATCCAGCGGCGGGCGGGCAACGAGCACGACGTCGTCCGCCTGGCCCGTGCCCAGGAGCGTGAGCTGCGGGGCTGGCTGTTCCAGGACCCGGGCCGCGAAAGCGGGCAGCTCTCGGACCGCATCAAGGCGGTTGCCGCCGAGGTGGAGGACCTGCTGGGCAATGCCGTGGAGGTGGTTACCGTTGGTGATGCGGCCATGACAGAGGCACACGAAGCCTTGGTCCAGGCCAGCCGCGAGGCCATGCTCAACGCATCACGCCATGGCGGCGGCACTGTCTCGGTCTACCTTGAGGCGTCGGACGGGCAGGCAGAAATTTTCATCAAGGACAGGGGGCCCGGCTTTGAGCTGGGCGACGTACCGGCGGACCGGCTTGGGGTGCGGGAATCGATTATAGGCAGGATGAACCGCCACGGCGGTTCGGCTGCCATCCTCAGCACAGGGGACGGCACAGAGGTCCGGCTCAAGCTGCCGGCTGCAGCAGAACACGCGGAAGGGAAATCATGA
- a CDS encoding LuxR C-terminal-related transcriptional regulator produces MNTSQGTGAQGTGAGSGRPATSVRVVIVDDHAIFRSGLKADLHSSIQVVGEAATVEQAIAVIAEQRPDVVLLDVHLPGGLGGGGREVIAGSAALLSTTRFLALSVSDAAEDVVAVIRAGARGYVTKTISGAEITDAVYRVAGGDAVFSPRLAGFVLDAFGTAPADIADDELDKLSARELEVMRLIARGYSYKEVAKELFISIKTVETHVSAVLRKLQLSSRHELTKWAAERRLL; encoded by the coding sequence ATGAACACGAGCCAGGGGACAGGTGCACAGGGGACAGGTGCGGGAAGCGGCCGCCCCGCCACCTCCGTGCGGGTGGTCATCGTGGATGACCATGCCATCTTCCGGTCCGGGCTGAAAGCAGACCTCCACTCCAGCATTCAAGTAGTGGGGGAGGCCGCCACGGTGGAGCAGGCCATCGCCGTGATCGCGGAACAGCGGCCCGACGTCGTCCTCCTGGACGTTCACCTGCCTGGCGGCCTCGGCGGCGGTGGACGGGAGGTTATCGCCGGTTCCGCCGCGTTGCTGTCCACCACGCGCTTCCTGGCCCTGAGCGTCTCAGATGCGGCCGAGGACGTGGTGGCCGTGATCCGGGCCGGCGCCCGGGGCTACGTCACCAAGACCATCTCCGGCGCCGAGATCACTGACGCCGTGTACCGCGTGGCCGGCGGCGACGCCGTCTTTTCGCCCCGCCTTGCCGGGTTCGTCCTGGACGCCTTCGGAACCGCCCCCGCGGACATCGCCGACGACGAACTGGACAAGCTCTCCGCCCGCGAACTCGAGGTCATGCGCCTTATAGCCCGGGGCTACAGCTACAAGGAAGTGGCCAAGGAGCTCTTCATCAGCATCAAGACCGTGGAAACCCACGTGTCAGCAGTGCTGCGCAAGCTCCAGCTTTCCAGCCGCCACGAACTGACCAAGTGGGCCGCAGAGCGTCGCCTCCTGTAA
- a CDS encoding PspC domain-containing protein, whose protein sequence is MNSQTPSPDDEHPAEPLPEGPHGMGSERPTEPLPSSDSIPSASGPHPSAGDGEGAVPGTGSSPGAAPAPEYAFQNSAAPAPSTDFFGWIRSHGIYRGNDRWIGGVCSGIAHRLNVDPIIIRGVFIVLTLLAGVGVLLYGLAWAFLPEPDGRIHVQEAGAGRWSSGMTGSLIATVLGLTGLGGGFWGWSHNGLSGLLWTVFWVGGAIYVVYYLSQRNKAHPTVAGHGPVHGTTHPTGRSGTGYTSSFSAGTAPAPAPGQSSAPTLGSGAPTYGSGPTYGSGAGLSPYGQGGYGTDGTGTGSGYGGSVPPGRVPGAGAPGGGAPGGPGSGVPGGSSYPAPWVPPRPPKPRPSGPGAPAVAIATGCALLVGGGLKALDAANLIHLGGSANAIVWASAAGVLGLGILVAGFRGRTAGILSLFAVIALVTGGVYNTVDDGRMRFQQVDWNPASIEEARGGIDITAGRGTVDLTGLSPSAPLTSDVVVPLDVTASNVTVVIPHNVPVDIKADMTMGNLNEASGQRGGTTTRESSYNTDRPGNHLVVQIDGTFSNVTIQEGN, encoded by the coding sequence ATGAACTCGCAGACTCCCTCCCCCGACGACGAACACCCTGCCGAGCCCCTCCCTGAAGGGCCGCACGGCATGGGCAGCGAGCGGCCAACCGAGCCGCTGCCGTCTTCAGATTCGATACCCTCGGCCTCCGGGCCGCATCCCTCCGCCGGCGATGGTGAAGGTGCGGTCCCTGGTACTGGTTCGAGCCCTGGCGCTGCTCCGGCCCCTGAATACGCCTTCCAAAACAGCGCGGCTCCGGCCCCCTCCACAGACTTTTTTGGCTGGATCCGCAGCCACGGCATCTACCGTGGAAACGACCGGTGGATCGGCGGCGTGTGCAGCGGCATCGCCCACCGGCTGAACGTGGACCCCATCATCATCCGGGGCGTCTTCATCGTCCTGACCCTCCTGGCCGGCGTCGGCGTGCTGCTCTACGGCCTGGCATGGGCTTTCCTTCCGGAACCGGACGGCAGGATCCACGTCCAGGAAGCCGGCGCCGGGCGCTGGTCAAGCGGCATGACGGGCTCCCTGATCGCCACTGTCCTGGGACTAACGGGTTTGGGTGGAGGCTTCTGGGGGTGGAGCCACAACGGCCTGAGCGGCCTGCTGTGGACAGTCTTCTGGGTGGGCGGCGCGATCTACGTGGTCTACTACCTCTCCCAGCGCAACAAGGCCCACCCCACCGTGGCCGGCCATGGGCCAGTCCACGGTACAACCCACCCCACGGGGCGCTCCGGCACTGGATACACGTCGTCGTTCTCCGCCGGCACGGCCCCAGCGCCGGCACCAGGGCAATCTTCGGCGCCTACTTTGGGCAGCGGGGCACCCACCTACGGTAGTGGTCCCACGTACGGCAGCGGCGCGGGGTTGAGCCCCTACGGCCAGGGCGGCTACGGCACCGACGGCACGGGAACCGGCAGCGGGTATGGCGGCAGCGTTCCCCCTGGCAGGGTGCCTGGCGCAGGTGCACCCGGCGGCGGCGCACCGGGCGGCCCCGGCAGCGGAGTACCCGGCGGAAGCAGCTACCCTGCTCCATGGGTCCCGCCGCGGCCGCCCAAGCCCCGGCCGTCCGGTCCCGGCGCCCCGGCCGTCGCCATCGCAACTGGCTGCGCCCTGCTGGTGGGCGGCGGGCTCAAGGCGCTGGACGCCGCCAACCTCATCCACCTGGGCGGTTCCGCGAACGCCATCGTGTGGGCCAGCGCAGCCGGGGTCCTGGGCCTGGGCATCCTGGTGGCGGGCTTCCGCGGCCGGACCGCGGGCATCCTGAGCCTCTTCGCCGTGATCGCCCTTGTCACCGGTGGCGTCTACAACACCGTGGACGACGGCCGGATGCGCTTCCAGCAGGTGGACTGGAACCCGGCAAGCATCGAGGAGGCGCGCGGGGGCATCGACATCACCGCCGGCCGGGGAACCGTGGACCTCACGGGCCTGTCCCCAAGCGCCCCCCTCACCTCCGACGTCGTAGTTCCCCTGGACGTCACCGCCAGCAACGTCACCGTGGTGATCCCGCACAACGTGCCCGTGGACATCAAGGCTGACATGACCATGGGGAACCTGAACGAAGCAAGCGGCCAGCGCGGCGGCACCACCACCCGCGAAAGCAGCTACAACACGGACAGGCCCGGCAACCACCTGGTGGTGCAGATCGACGGCACCTTCAGCAACGTCACCATCCAGGAAGGCAACTGA
- a CDS encoding pyridoxal phosphate-dependent aminotransferase: MSAARVSQRISAIAESATLAVDAKAKALKAAGRPVIGFGAGEPDFPTPDYIVQAAIEAAGQPKFHRYSPAGGLPELKKAIAEKTLRDSGYKVDPSQVLVTNGGKQAVYNTFATLVDPADEVLVPAPFWTTYPEAIRLAGGVPVEVFAGPEQDYLVTVDQLEAAVTDRTKILLFVSPSNPTGAVYSPEQVAEIGKWAAAKGLWVVTDEIYEHLTYDGVPFTSIATAAPELGDKVVILNGVAKTYAMTGWRVGWMIGPADVIKAATNLQSHATSNVSNIMQIAALAAVSGPLTAVDEMKVAFDRRRKAIVAGLNAIDGVECPTPKGAFYVYADVRALLGKEFPTASGTATPQTSAELASLILDEVEVAVVPGEAFGPSGFLRLSYALGDDDLATGVQRLQDFLGKAQ; this comes from the coding sequence ATGTCTGCCGCCCGCGTTTCCCAACGCATTTCCGCCATTGCCGAATCCGCAACCCTGGCCGTTGACGCCAAGGCCAAGGCGCTGAAGGCGGCCGGGCGGCCGGTGATTGGCTTCGGTGCGGGCGAACCCGACTTTCCCACCCCGGACTACATCGTCCAGGCGGCCATTGAGGCTGCGGGCCAGCCCAAGTTCCACCGCTACTCCCCCGCCGGCGGGCTGCCCGAGCTGAAGAAGGCCATCGCCGAGAAGACCCTGCGCGATTCGGGCTACAAGGTTGACCCGTCACAGGTGCTGGTGACCAACGGCGGCAAGCAGGCCGTGTACAACACGTTCGCCACCCTGGTGGATCCGGCCGATGAAGTCCTTGTGCCTGCCCCGTTCTGGACCACCTACCCGGAGGCGATCCGGCTGGCCGGCGGCGTCCCCGTGGAGGTCTTCGCCGGTCCGGAACAGGACTACCTGGTGACGGTGGATCAGCTCGAAGCAGCCGTCACGGACCGGACCAAGATCCTGCTGTTCGTCTCGCCGTCGAACCCCACCGGTGCCGTCTACTCCCCGGAGCAGGTGGCCGAGATTGGCAAGTGGGCCGCGGCCAAGGGCCTGTGGGTGGTCACGGACGAGATCTATGAGCACCTGACCTACGACGGCGTCCCCTTCACCTCCATCGCCACCGCTGCCCCGGAACTGGGCGACAAGGTAGTCATCCTCAACGGCGTGGCCAAGACCTATGCCATGACCGGCTGGCGTGTGGGCTGGATGATCGGCCCCGCCGACGTCATCAAGGCCGCCACCAATCTCCAGTCACATGCCACCTCCAACGTGTCCAACATCATGCAGATTGCCGCCCTCGCCGCTGTCTCCGGGCCGCTGACCGCCGTCGACGAGATGAAGGTGGCCTTCGACCGCCGCCGCAAGGCCATCGTCGCCGGCCTGAACGCGATCGACGGAGTGGAATGCCCGACGCCGAAGGGTGCCTTCTACGTGTACGCGGATGTCCGCGCGCTCCTGGGCAAGGAATTCCCGACGGCGTCCGGTACCGCCACGCCGCAGACCTCCGCAGAGCTGGCCTCGCTGATCCTCGACGAGGTTGAGGTGGCAGTGGTTCCGGGCGAGGCCTTCGGCCCCTCCGGTTTCCTTCGCCTGTCCTACGCCCTGGGCGACGACGACCTCGCCACGGGTGTGCAGCGCCTCCAGGACTTCCTGGGCAAGGCCCAGTAG